In the genome of Paenibacillus sp. GP183, the window AATTCCTTCATTCCCTATTTTGAATATATCCCAATTGGAGGTGCCGTTTTGGCTAAAATGATTATTATGTACAAGGAACCAAAGGACAAAGAGGAATTTGAGAGACATTATTTCGAGGTCATGTTCCGCTGGGCAAAAAGATACCCAATATTAAGAGCGAATCTATACAACGTGTTATCGCTACACAAAACACATCTTTAAAACTTTATTTGATTGTTGAACTTGAGTTTGAAAATACGGATGCCCTTAACCAGGCTTTATCCAGCGCTGAAACAAGCAGCAGCAGAAGACGGACCACGATTATTTAAATATCTTCACAGACCGCCTATCATTACTATCGTTGAGTAATGTTTTCTAATCCCGTGGCCGCACCTCCATTGAAATCCGTAGTTTGTCATTTTAGTACTGCGATGACAAGTGCAATGATGGCAATTAAAGCAATTATTCCAGTCATCTTATATTTGGAATCAGCCTTGGTTTGCTTGGAGGAATCAGGAAACATAAACTTCATTTGTTTCTGCATGGTGTTAAATAATTGATTGATAACATTTTCTAATCTCTCTAAATGCACTTCCAATGTTGCAGCAACTTCATTATTGCTATCTTGTTCAATTGTGGGGGGCGTTACCATCCCACTTTTGTATTCGAAATAGTGTTCAAGAATCATCTCATTGTATTTGAAATAATGAATGATTGCCGCTGCGCAGAGATCCTTTTTTTCTTTAGAGCTTAGAATGTCATTTCCAATAGCTTTCATTAGACCAGTGGATTCTAACACATTCTGTACTATTGTAGGATTGTTTACACGGAAACCTTCAAGATCATGTGAATTTTGACGACAACGGTGCAGCCGACGTGCCCTGTGCGAAAAGACAAGAGTGCTTCTAAGTCGGGCGTTGCCGAGATTGATGTGCAACGCTATAACTTAATTGAGGGGTCTTCTCCGTAGACGAGATTCTTTTAAGTAATAAGCAATACCTTGACGCAAGCTCAGAGAATGAAATCAGTTTTTGTGCCACATGGCACGAATAACTCGCGTCCCCAATCCGTCCCCAACCCTACTAACTTCTCACTCAAACCCCTTATATATCAATAGACTTACAGATTCGATATGTGTCGTATGCGGGAACATAGGATACTTTGCTCACATATGTAGGCTAAAGCCTTGATAAATCAATATATAAGGGTTTTGTACAGTTGAACATGGTTCTGTTGGCTGTGTTTATTCGAAAATAACGACTTTCGTCCACCGAGAAGACCCTCCCTACTTCGTTGAGAACGGGTCTTCTCGGCTGTTATAATAAAATCATACTGACCGTATTAATTCTTCAAGACTTCTTTATGATCGGGTTCAAGACGCCGCTCTCCTAAATAACATTATCGTGGGTCTCTTGAAGAATATGTAGGTAATCCTCAGCACCAATCGAACGGATATTGCTGGACGTTGAGTTATTTTGGACAGCTAACTCGACGATACGCGAAAAATCCTCTTTCCTTACTCCTGGAAGGTCTTTCAGCTTCGGAATTTCGAGCTTTGTCGTAAACTCCCTGATTCCAGTTATCATTTTATGAATAGCAATCTCATCGTTATCCGACTCTGCAGCAAAATTCATTATTCGTGCCAAGGTGGCATGGATCGGCTTCTCTTCTTGAGTGTTAAATTGCAACACGTAGGGCAAGAATACCGCGTTCGCAACCCCATGAGGTGTATCGTACAGCCCGCCAAGCGCCTCAGCTAAGCAGTGGACAGCCGCAACATCGCTCGAGCCAAAACACAACCCCGCTAACAGACTGCCTTCCAACATGTTATAACGAGCCTGTTCATTTTCCGGATCCCTAAAGGCGGTTGGCAACGAAGAAACAATCGTCTGCATCGCCCTTGCGCCAAGTGCTTGCGAGATTGGATTGGTGACTTTGCACGTATAGCCTTCAATCGCATGCACCAATGCATCAACACCTGTTGCCGCTGTGACAGACTTCGGCACTGTGAACGTCAATTTCGGATCAAGAATAGCAAGCAGTGGCCGCAACGAGGCATGCTTAAGCGTAAGTTTCCGATGTGTGGAAGACTCTGTAATGACTGCGGAACGCGTCACTTCCGATCCGGTGCCTGCCGTAGTCGGAATACAAATAATGGGCGCGATGTTGGTGTATGCCCTTCTTCCTTCAGAATATTCAATCGGCGTACCTCCATTCGGACCAAGCAGTGCGATCGCTTTCCCGGTATCCATAGCGCTTCCGCCACCAATGGCAACCACAGCATCCATGCCCTGCTCAGTGAACAACTTGGCCCCGGCAAGGCATTCCGTATCCCTTGGATTTTGCGAGATTGTATCAAACAGAACAACCCGGTAACCTGACGCTTCCAACGCAGCTTGAATCGGTGATGCTAATCCTGCCTTTACGACACCTGGATCACTGACTAATAGAATGGATGAACCAATCTCTAAGGATTTCAACAGGTTAGGCAGTTGTCCGGATTTTCCAATCCCCATCTCGATTCTCGTATTACTGAAGTAGCTATAGCTTTGCATCTGCATTTCTCCTATCTATTTATAAATCGTATCATCGAACCCCTCATATTCGATCCTCTCTCCCGGTACAACACCATTCCGATCATAAGTAATGATAGGGCTACCAGCGTGCTGGGTATGAAGAATATGTTCGGCGTTATCCCCTGAATGAACAGAGGCAAGAAATATCCGATTAAAGTAGCCGTCTGCGCTATGAATACGTATAAGCTTGCTCCAAAGCCAGTTCGGCTTATGAACATCCGCTGCACATATCCCATGGCAACTCCGTACAAAATCGAAACAAAGAACGAATACAACGGCTGTACGGCAAAGAAGACAGGAAGCGAGGAACTGCTCGTATAAGTCAAAAAAGTGGCAAGCGCAAAACAACCGCCAAGAAAAATAATCTTCTTACTGCCGTACCGTGCAGCCCAATATCCGCCCAGTGTCATGAACAACAACTCAAATACCGCCTGCCCGCTCCATATGTAGGACATGATCTCCGGCTTACCGAACAGCTTTAATACGACAAGCTGCAAATATAATCCTCGAATGGCATCGGCACAAGAGAGGATCAGCAGCGCAATCAGCATAATAAGGGAGAACGGTTCTCCTTTCGCCGCTTGCTTCGCTGCCGGTTCTCCCGTCGTCTCCTTAAACAACAGCAGCAGAATCACCAAACACACATATCCTGCCATATTTCCCCACAGAACGCCTTTAAACGTTGCAATGAGGAAGATGTTTGCGCCAAGCAACAGCCCCGTAAAAAATCCAACGCTATAAGAGGCCCGAAGCCATAGCTGGGCCATCTCCACAATGTCACCGGCGGCACGGGAGAAATGATTTCTAGCCATAGCGAACAGCTGCCCCATGATCAGTCCGGACGGTGCGACGGCAATCGTCATTCCGATGAGTGCACTCCGAAAGCCAGTGGCATTCATGTAGATGAACAACCCGATTATGCAAAAGAAAGCCGCTAATACTGGGAGCTTCTTCTTACTCATCAGACGGTCGCTGATCAAACCGACTGTAATTGTAATGGCCATGTTGCAGAACAAGGATACCGCGAAGACGGCTACGATCTGTATTTTAGAAAGCCCAATGCTCTGGTCGAGATATACCGCGTTCATAGGTGCCAAAATGCCGGTTCCTATACCATAGAGAAATAACATGGTGAGCAGCGTTCTCGCTTCGGGGATCAAAACAAACTTGCGAACATCACGAATGACTTGCATGGTTACCTCTCGCTATTTGTAAATTGGGATAGATTTGTCTTGGGCATAGGCATTTAACAAGATAGAGATTATTTTTTTCATCAAAATTCCTTATTAAATGAAATAAAAAAAAAGACCGCATTGCGATCGTTTTATTTTTGTTCAACGATATAAAGTTCTTTTATTTATTATTTTAGCATGTTTTCATTAATAATTCATCGCTTCAACTACAAATTTCAGAATATATGCGACCAACTACCCGTGACGACAACTTCTTTATGGTTCAGACGCTTCATCCTCGCTAGCTCCTCCTTTCATTCGAACAAGCCCACATTCCGCTTTGAAGAATAAGCTTGCGGTACATCAGATTTTTAAATGAGTGAATATGATGACCCGGCATGAGATACACGACTCTGCCCAAGCCGTATTCATGTGCCCAGGCCGCAGGCCATCTCGCCCCATCGTGCGTATACTCGAGCAGAACGGTTGTTTCGGCGAAAGGGTCCCTATCGAACCGGTAAGGCTCCTCGTCCATGGCAAATCCTTCAATCCCTTCCTGAATTTCGTGTCCTGCCTCGGTTGGATGGAATTCGAGCGGACCGTAAGGCGGATGTCCGGTGAATTTGGCCCCTATCATCTGGCTTAGCTCGAAGCGGGCTTGCAGCGAAATTCCGTTATGAAGAACGAGCAGCCCTCCGCCTCCCGCGACAAAGCTGAGAAGACCGGCTGTCTGAGAAGATGTGGCCGGACTTTCCCATCTATCGGTGTAGGCGATGCACAGATCATACGGCTGCAGTCCGCCAGCATTCAGCAGATCCCAATTTTCGGTACTAACAAGATGAGCCTCGTTCTGGAACACCTCCGTAAGTTCCTGTTCGACGGCTTGCAAGGGATGATATTGGGCAAATACGTTGTCGCCCAGAAGCAAAGCTTTTCGTTTGGACAGCATATCCGGCGGTCTCCTTCCTGAGCTGCTACCAGTGCATCTCTCTTCCTAAGTAGTCCAAGAACGACGGGGACGCGGGGATGTCTTCCGCAGCCTCATAACGAAGCACCGTGTCCACGATGTGGGCGGCCGCTTCCTCCGCAGGCAGATCGGCCTCCTCATTCAGCTCCCCGCTCATGTACGTCTTCATCCATCCAGGATGAATAATGAGAACGCGTCCTCCCTTGCTTTTCAGCTCATTATGTACGATGTTGGACTGTATATTTAACGCTGCCTTCGACATGCAGTAGCCGTACCACCCCTCACGCCACGTCTGGTTAATCTGGCCGGCCTCGGAAGAAATATTGACCAGCAGCTTCGAATCTCCGCTAAGCAGCAGAGGAGCGAGCGCAGCCGTAACCCTAAGCGGACCAAGCGCATTGACATTAAACGTGCGGAGCATACTCTTGGTGTTCAAACCACTGTAAAGGTTTTGTTCCAAATCTATTGCGATTCCCGCATTATTGATCACAAGCTCGAGCCGGTCCGTCACTGCGGCAACTGCTGCGCCGAAAGCATAGACGCTCTCGTCATTCGACACATCAAGATTGATCGGCATCAAATGCTCCGGATACATAGCGGTAAGCCGGTCCAAAGCATCCCATTCCTTCATGTACCTTCCTGCAAATACGGTATAGTTTCTTTTCAGCAGCTGCGAGGTCAAAGCAAAGCCTAATCCCCGGTCCGCTCCAGTCACGCAAGCATAAGCAGTCATCGATTTCTCCTTTCATTAGATTTTAACGGAGCCAACTCCGACGTTCCGAATCAGCCCAATTCCACCCACTGCAGCTTAATGTCTCCGCTCAGCACTCTCAGCGTAACATGGTGCTTGCCGATCGGCAACGCAGTCGCTTCCATGGCAACGATGTCCGACCACTCGACGCTGTCAATGGTTACGCTGACTTCGTGGTCGCCAAGCGTCACCTCCAGCGCATCAGCAGCGTGCTCAGCGTCACCTACCGCTGCTGCGCACACTACAAGCTTGTACGCGCGTGCTTCCGCGACGTTGAACTCGTAGCGCAGCCACTCGTTGACCGCTAGCTGCGCGCACATAATAGTATGCGGCGGCCGCGCAGCCCCGCCATGGTTGGCGAAGTCGACGAAGTTGTCCTCCGACGGATAGGCAAAGCTGAACCCCACGCCATCTGCAGAGCGGAGCGGGATGTCACTGCTCCCATGCTGCTGTGCTGCAGCATGATCCACGCCGGCGCCCTTGTAGCCGTAGTAGGGCGCAATAATGCGAAGCGGGGCACGGCGCAGCATGCTGTTCACCACGTCCTGGCGATACTCGCAATTCTCGATCCGGATGCCGTCCAGATACTCCCATAGGATCGCCTCCGCCGCCTCTACCCCTGGATGCTCGCCTCCGGCTATATAAGCCTGGATCTTGTCCCAATCCTTGGGCGCTCGAATCGAGCAAGGGCTGTTCAGCGTGTTCAGCTTTTTCCACGGCCAGAAATTCCACGAGATGCCGTGATCCTCGAACAGCTGAAAGGCCCCCGCGTACCATTCTGCGTTATTTTCGCCACCCTCGCCCATATAGAGAGGCACGTTCAGTTCAGCGCCTTTATCTATGTACCGCTGAATGCTCTCCGTGTCGGGGGCGTTCCAATATTTATGGAACTGCAATAGCATATTGTCATCGAGTGGCTCTGTAATCATGCTGAAATTCGTTGCCCAATGAGCACCTTCAATGATGATCATATGATGAGGATCAACCTGACGAATGGCAGCGATCAGCTCACGATAGAGGGGGACAAGCCGATCCCAATACTGGCTGAAGTGATCCGGCAAAGGCTCATTCAGCAGATCGTAGCCGGCTATGATGGGGTCATCCTTGTAACGCTTCGCAAGCATGACCCAGAGATCGACCGTAAGCTTCCGCTGCTCGGGGTCAGTAAACAAATCAGGATGATCGTTTAAGGAGTCATCGATATTAGCGCCGGTCTGACCGCCAGGCGCACCATGCAGATCTAGTACTACATAGAGACTGTAAGTACGGCACCATTCTACAAATTGATCGATCAACCTTAAATGACTTTCGATATAATCCCCATCGGCTGCTTCTTCCAAAATGAAAGGCGCATTAATCGGCAAGCGCACGGAGTTATACCCCTCTTCAGCCATACGCCGAACATCTGCCTCAGTCACATATCGCTCGTAGAACGTATCCCAAAACTCAGCCGCCTTCTCTTCTCCGATCAACTCGCATATCCGCTGCGCTATCCGCCGAGGGCGATCTCCTCGATCCCCGCTGAACTTCCACATATATCCTTCCGGAAGCAACCAATTGCCCAGACCGACACCCCGGAGCAGCAGCGGCTTGCCATCTCCATCCAGCAGCTGCCTGCCATGTGCGCGAATAAATCCTGTACCCTGCACGGCCTTGTCTCCCATATCAACAACCTCCATTGTCTCCATATAGCGCTTTCAAATGTATGTTAGCACCATTAACCATTCAGTGATACATCACCTGAAAAATGGATACCATAGCTGAAATTTGCACCCTTACATCGAAAGCCGATACGACCTACAATGAAGGATATGTAAATGCTTACAAAACGAATTGGACAGAATCGGAGGTGCAGCCAGGATGAACACAGAGGCAGATATCCCTATCCAGAATACCCTATCAACTGTGGCGGCTAGGAGATCAGCGTCAAGGCGGCTGCGCAAATTATACGGACAGCGATATTTGCAAGCGATGGCGCTTCTTGGCGTCGCCTGGATGATTGTGTTCAACTATGTGCCGATGTATGGGATCATCATCGCCTTCAAGGATTTTAATATCGTCAAATCGATTGCCGAAGCGCCCTGGACAGGACTCAAGCACTTCAAGGCTTTCATGGAGGATGACAATCTGGCCTATGTCATTAAGAATACGTTAGGCATGAGCGTCCTCAAACTGCTCATCGGTTTTCCGCTGCCGATCGGCTTTGCGCTTTTTTTGAACGAGCTTCGCTCCATACGCTTCAAGAAGCTGGTGCAGACGATCTCGTATCTGCCGCACTTCCTCTCCTGGGTCGTTCTCGGGGGCATTCTGGCTACGTGGCTGGCTGACGTTGGGATTATCAATAACATCCTGATGGCACTGAATATCATCCAAGATCCAATCAGTTATTTGGCGGAGCCTCACTATTTCTGGAGCATCATCATTACATCGGACATTTGGAAGGAGCTTGGCTGGTCGGCAATCATTTACCTCGCTGCGATCACCGGGGTATCGCCGGAATTGTACGAAGCGGCCACCATCGACGGAGCCGGACGCTTTCAGAAAATGTTCTATGTTACGCTGCCCTCGATCAAAGGTACAATCACCATCCTTTTCATTCTTGCCGTCAGCGGCATTCTGAACTCGAACTTCGACCAAATTCTCGTGCTCAAAAACCAGCTCAACGAAAGCGCCAGCAATGTTATCGACGTTTACGTATATCAAGTAGGTATCCTGCAGAGCCGCTATTCTTATGCGACCGCAGTCGGACTGATCAAGTCCATCATCTCACTCATTCTGCTGCTATCGGCGAACTTCATCACAAAGCGCTTAAACAATACGTCTTT includes:
- a CDS encoding iron-containing alcohol dehydrogenase; this encodes MQSYSYFSNTRIEMGIGKSGQLPNLLKSLEIGSSILLVSDPGVVKAGLASPIQAALEASGYRVVLFDTISQNPRDTECLAGAKLFTEQGMDAVVAIGGGSAMDTGKAIALLGPNGGTPIEYSEGRRAYTNIAPIICIPTTAGTGSEVTRSAVITESSTHRKLTLKHASLRPLLAILDPKLTFTVPKSVTAATGVDALVHAIEGYTCKVTNPISQALGARAMQTIVSSLPTAFRDPENEQARYNMLEGSLLAGLCFGSSDVAAVHCLAEALGGLYDTPHGVANAVFLPYVLQFNTQEEKPIHATLARIMNFAAESDNDEIAIHKMITGIREFTTKLEIPKLKDLPGVRKEDFSRIVELAVQNNSTSSNIRSIGAEDYLHILQETHDNVI
- a CDS encoding MFS transporter; the protein is MQVIRDVRKFVLIPEARTLLTMLFLYGIGTGILAPMNAVYLDQSIGLSKIQIVAVFAVSLFCNMAITITVGLISDRLMSKKKLPVLAAFFCIIGLFIYMNATGFRSALIGMTIAVAPSGLIMGQLFAMARNHFSRAAGDIVEMAQLWLRASYSVGFFTGLLLGANIFLIATFKGVLWGNMAGYVCLVILLLLFKETTGEPAAKQAAKGEPFSLIMLIALLILSCADAIRGLYLQLVVLKLFGKPEIMSYIWSGQAVFELLFMTLGGYWAARYGSKKIIFLGGCFALATFLTYTSSSSLPVFFAVQPLYSFFVSILYGVAMGYVQRMFISRTGFGASLYVFIAQTATLIGYFLPLFIQGITPNIFFIPSTLVALSLLMIGMVLYRERGSNMRGSMIRFINR
- a CDS encoding ThuA domain-containing protein; amino-acid sequence: MSKRKALLLGDNVFAQYHPLQAVEQELTEVFQNEAHLVSTENWDLLNAGGLQPYDLCIAYTDRWESPATSSQTAGLLSFVAGGGGLLVLHNGISLQARFELSQMIGAKFTGHPPYGPLEFHPTEAGHEIQEGIEGFAMDEEPYRFDRDPFAETTVLLEYTHDGARWPAAWAHEYGLGRVVYLMPGHHIHSFKNLMYRKLILQSGMWACSNERRS
- a CDS encoding SDR family NAD(P)-dependent oxidoreductase; protein product: MTAYACVTGADRGLGFALTSQLLKRNYTVFAGRYMKEWDALDRLTAMYPEHLMPINLDVSNDESVYAFGAAVAAVTDRLELVINNAGIAIDLEQNLYSGLNTKSMLRTFNVNALGPLRVTAALAPLLLSGDSKLLVNISSEAGQINQTWREGWYGYCMSKAALNIQSNIVHNELKSKGGRVLIIHPGWMKTYMSGELNEEADLPAEEAAAHIVDTVLRYEAAEDIPASPSFLDYLGREMHW
- a CDS encoding cellulase family glycosylhydrolase, whose amino-acid sequence is MGDKAVQGTGFIRAHGRQLLDGDGKPLLLRGVGLGNWLLPEGYMWKFSGDRGDRPRRIAQRICELIGEEKAAEFWDTFYERYVTEADVRRMAEEGYNSVRLPINAPFILEEAADGDYIESHLRLIDQFVEWCRTYSLYVVLDLHGAPGGQTGANIDDSLNDHPDLFTDPEQRKLTVDLWVMLAKRYKDDPIIAGYDLLNEPLPDHFSQYWDRLVPLYRELIAAIRQVDPHHMIIIEGAHWATNFSMITEPLDDNMLLQFHKYWNAPDTESIQRYIDKGAELNVPLYMGEGGENNAEWYAGAFQLFEDHGISWNFWPWKKLNTLNSPCSIRAPKDWDKIQAYIAGGEHPGVEAAEAILWEYLDGIRIENCEYRQDVVNSMLRRAPLRIIAPYYGYKGAGVDHAAAQQHGSSDIPLRSADGVGFSFAYPSEDNFVDFANHGGAARPPHTIMCAQLAVNEWLRYEFNVAEARAYKLVVCAAAVGDAEHAADALEVTLGDHEVSVTIDSVEWSDIVAMEATALPIGKHHVTLRVLSGDIKLQWVELG
- a CDS encoding ABC transporter permease subunit, with the translated sequence MNTEADIPIQNTLSTVAARRSASRRLRKLYGQRYLQAMALLGVAWMIVFNYVPMYGIIIAFKDFNIVKSIAEAPWTGLKHFKAFMEDDNLAYVIKNTLGMSVLKLLIGFPLPIGFALFLNELRSIRFKKLVQTISYLPHFLSWVVLGGILATWLADVGIINNILMALNIIQDPISYLAEPHYFWSIIITSDIWKELGWSAIIYLAAITGVSPELYEAATIDGAGRFQKMFYVTLPSIKGTITILFILAVSGILNSNFDQILVLKNQLNESASNVIDVYVYQVGILQSRYSYATAVGLIKSIISLILLLSANFITKRLNNTSLF